The following proteins come from a genomic window of Streptomyces sp. GS7:
- the ettA gene encoding energy-dependent translational throttle protein EttA — translation MAEYIYTMRKTRKAHGDKVILDDVSLSFLPGAKIGVVGPNGAGKSTVLKIMAGLEQPSNGDAFLSPGYTVGMLLQEPPLDESKTVLENVQEGAKEIMGKLRRFNEVAELMATDYSDELMEEMGKLQEDLDHANAWDLDTQLEQAMDALGCPPGDWQVTTLSGGERRRVALCKLLLEAPDLLLLDEPTNHLDAESVQWLEQHLAKYPGTVVAVTHDRYFLDNVAGWILELDRGRAIGYEGNYSTYLETKQTRLKVEGQKDAKRAKRLKEELEWVRSNAKGRQAKSKARLARYEEMAAEADKMRKLDFEEIQIPPGPRLGNVVVEVDKLNKAFGDKVLIEDLSFTLPRNGIVGVIGPNGAGKTTLFKMLQGLETPDSGDIKVGETVKISYVDQSRENIDPKKTLWAVVSDELDYINVGQVEMPSRAYVSAFGFKGPDQQKPAGVLSGGERNRLNLALTLKQGGNLLLLDEPTNDLDVETLSSLENALLEFPGCAVVVSHDRWFLDRVATHILAYEGDSKWFWFEGNFESYEKNKVERLGADAARPHRATYKKLTRG, via the coding sequence TTGGCTGAGTACATCTACACGATGCGCAAGACGCGCAAGGCGCACGGCGACAAGGTCATCCTCGATGACGTTTCGCTGAGCTTCCTGCCGGGCGCGAAGATCGGTGTCGTGGGTCCCAACGGCGCCGGTAAGTCCACGGTGCTGAAGATCATGGCTGGTCTTGAGCAGCCGTCGAACGGCGACGCCTTCCTCTCTCCCGGCTACACGGTCGGCATGCTCCTCCAGGAGCCGCCGCTGGACGAGTCCAAGACCGTCCTGGAGAACGTCCAGGAGGGCGCCAAGGAGATCATGGGCAAGCTCAGGCGCTTCAACGAGGTCGCCGAGCTGATGGCCACCGACTACTCCGACGAGCTCATGGAGGAGATGGGCAAGCTCCAGGAGGACCTCGACCACGCCAACGCCTGGGACCTCGACACCCAGCTCGAACAGGCCATGGACGCGCTCGGCTGCCCGCCCGGCGACTGGCAGGTCACCACCCTCTCCGGTGGTGAGCGCCGCCGCGTCGCGCTGTGCAAGCTGCTGCTGGAGGCCCCCGACCTGCTGCTCCTCGACGAGCCCACCAACCACCTGGACGCCGAGTCCGTGCAGTGGCTGGAGCAGCACCTCGCCAAGTACCCCGGCACCGTCGTCGCCGTCACCCACGACCGGTACTTCCTCGACAACGTCGCCGGCTGGATCCTGGAGCTCGACCGCGGCCGCGCCATCGGCTACGAGGGCAACTACTCCACGTACCTGGAGACCAAGCAGACCCGTCTGAAGGTCGAGGGCCAGAAGGACGCCAAGCGCGCCAAGCGCCTCAAGGAAGAGCTGGAGTGGGTGCGCTCCAACGCCAAGGGGCGGCAGGCCAAGTCCAAGGCCCGCCTGGCGCGTTACGAGGAGATGGCCGCCGAGGCCGACAAGATGCGGAAGCTGGACTTCGAGGAGATCCAGATCCCGCCGGGCCCGCGCCTGGGCAACGTCGTCGTCGAGGTCGACAAGCTCAACAAGGCGTTCGGCGACAAGGTCCTGATCGAGGACCTGAGCTTCACCCTGCCGCGCAACGGCATCGTCGGCGTCATCGGCCCCAACGGCGCCGGCAAGACCACGCTCTTCAAGATGCTCCAGGGCCTGGAGACGCCGGACTCCGGCGACATCAAGGTCGGTGAGACCGTCAAGATCTCCTACGTCGACCAGAGCCGCGAGAACATCGACCCCAAGAAGACCCTGTGGGCCGTGGTCTCCGACGAGCTGGACTACATCAACGTCGGCCAGGTCGAGATGCCCTCGCGGGCCTATGTCTCCGCGTTCGGCTTCAAGGGCCCGGACCAGCAGAAGCCGGCCGGGGTCCTCTCCGGCGGTGAGCGCAACCGCCTCAACCTGGCGCTCACCCTCAAGCAGGGCGGCAACCTGCTGCTCCTCGACGAGCCGACCAACGACCTCGACGTCGAGACGCTGTCCTCCCTGGAGAACGCGCTGCTGGAGTTCCCCGGCTGCGCCGTGGTCGTCTCCCACGACCGCTGGTTCCTCGACCGCGTCGCCACGCACATCCTGGCGTACGAGGGCGACTCCAAGTGGTTCTGGTTCGAGGGCAACTTCGAGTCGTACGAGAAGAACAAGGTCGAGCGCCTGGGCGCCGACGCGGCCCGTCCGCACCGTGCGACGTACAAGAAGCTGACCCGGGGCTGA
- a CDS encoding acyl-CoA thioesterase, with protein sequence MRHLYPCPLRWSDMDAFGHVNNAVFVRYLEEARIDFMRRLAPGGDSPSFKGGSVVARHEIDYVRQLVHRPEPVTVELWVRKISAASMTVGYEVKDEDTVYLRASTVVVPFNFAEGRPRRLTAEEKAILKEYLDDASHQEGAVSA encoded by the coding sequence GTGCGACACCTCTACCCCTGCCCCCTGCGCTGGTCGGACATGGACGCGTTCGGCCACGTCAACAACGCGGTGTTCGTCCGCTACCTCGAAGAGGCGCGGATCGACTTCATGCGCCGGCTGGCGCCGGGGGGCGACAGCCCGTCGTTCAAGGGCGGCTCGGTCGTCGCCCGGCACGAGATCGACTACGTGCGGCAACTGGTCCACCGGCCCGAACCGGTGACCGTCGAGCTGTGGGTGAGGAAGATCAGTGCCGCGTCGATGACGGTGGGGTACGAGGTCAAGGACGAGGACACGGTCTACCTCCGGGCCTCGACCGTCGTCGTTCCGTTCAACTTCGCGGAGGGGCGTCCGCGCCGCCTCACCGCGGAGGAGAAGGCGATCCTCAAGGAGTACCTGGACGACGCCTCGCACCAGGAGGGGGCCGTCTCCGCATGA
- a CDS encoding globin, with amino-acid sequence MNTIPHGALQEQTFYEQVGGEDTFRRLVHRFYQGVAEDPLLRPMYPEEDLGPAEERLALFLMQYWGGPRAYSEGRGHPRLRMRHAPFTVDRAAHDAWLRHMRDAVDSLGLAEDHETQLWNYLTYAAASMINTAE; translated from the coding sequence GTGAACACGATTCCGCACGGCGCCCTTCAGGAGCAGACCTTCTACGAGCAGGTCGGCGGCGAGGACACCTTCCGCCGCCTGGTGCACCGCTTCTACCAGGGGGTCGCCGAGGACCCGCTGCTGCGGCCGATGTACCCGGAGGAGGACCTGGGCCCGGCCGAGGAGCGGCTCGCCCTCTTCCTCATGCAGTACTGGGGCGGCCCCCGTGCGTACAGCGAGGGCCGCGGCCACCCGAGGCTGCGCATGCGGCATGCCCCGTTCACCGTCGACCGGGCCGCGCACGACGCGTGGCTGCGGCACATGCGGGACGCGGTGGACTCCCTCGGGCTGGCCGAGGACCACGAGACGCAGCTGTGGAACTACCTCACGTATGCGGCGGCGTCGATGATCAACACGGCGGAGTGA
- a CDS encoding FHA domain-containing protein, with the protein MPTCPNGHQSVAEDWCEVCGQRMAGAVPPPPSLPAGFLNTPPPAEPTGPAAPPPGHPGPPPAGGPGGHGAPGPGPVPGAPVPGAPGPQGGQGGYGFPPPAPAPGPGPGGPGAPVPGTAPGGPGAPGAPGDTGPQGGYGFPPPVPGPGGPGAPAPFPGAPAPFPGAPAPGGPDASGTPPHGLPPQGTPPHGAPAPFPVPGAEQPGRPAQPGAPELCPQCRTPRQAMAPFCDECRYNFLTNSPTSFAPPPGAPGPGTQGGQGGYGFPPPAPGAPVPGTQGGQDGYGFPPPQQGPPPGMPGPGGFPGQPGPPPGMPGPGPAGQPGPPPPQQGGDDWTLNPPAAQHAAPPMTPAPPGPGPQAPFEQQPPAPFPQQPQQPAPYEQHPQPGPYEQHPQQPGPYEQQPGPDGQWHGAPGPGPAAPPQGPPPVVGDGWVVAIAPDREYFMAMMARSGPEAAGLNLPSYSPEQVLPLANGQIAVGRRRNSTGESPDVDLGRAPEDPGVSHQHALLVQQQDGSWAVVDQNSTNGTTINLAEEPIQPYVPMPLHEGDRVHVGAWTTLTVRRG; encoded by the coding sequence ATGCCGACCTGCCCGAACGGCCACCAGTCGGTGGCCGAAGACTGGTGCGAGGTGTGCGGCCAGCGGATGGCGGGCGCTGTCCCCCCGCCGCCCTCCCTGCCCGCGGGGTTCCTGAACACCCCGCCGCCCGCCGAGCCGACCGGCCCCGCGGCACCGCCCCCGGGGCACCCCGGCCCGCCGCCGGCCGGCGGCCCGGGCGGACACGGTGCACCCGGCCCCGGCCCGGTACCCGGTGCCCCCGTACCCGGCGCCCCCGGTCCCCAGGGCGGCCAGGGCGGCTACGGCTTCCCGCCGCCCGCCCCCGCCCCCGGCCCCGGCCCCGGTGGTCCCGGCGCCCCCGTACCCGGCACCGCCCCCGGCGGTCCCGGTGCCCCCGGCGCTCCCGGCGACACCGGTCCGCAGGGCGGCTACGGCTTCCCGCCGCCGGTCCCCGGTCCGGGCGGCCCCGGCGCCCCCGCGCCGTTCCCCGGTGCTCCCGCTCCCTTCCCCGGTGCTCCCGCCCCCGGCGGTCCCGACGCCTCCGGTACCCCGCCGCACGGCCTGCCCCCGCAGGGCACCCCGCCGCACGGCGCCCCCGCGCCGTTCCCGGTCCCCGGTGCCGAGCAGCCCGGCCGGCCGGCGCAGCCGGGAGCGCCCGAGCTGTGCCCGCAGTGCCGTACGCCGCGCCAGGCGATGGCACCGTTCTGCGACGAGTGCCGCTACAACTTCCTCACCAACTCGCCGACTTCGTTCGCCCCGCCGCCCGGCGCCCCCGGCCCCGGCACGCAGGGCGGCCAGGGCGGCTACGGCTTCCCGCCGCCCGCCCCCGGCGCCCCCGTACCCGGTACGCAGGGCGGGCAGGACGGCTACGGCTTCCCGCCGCCGCAACAGGGTCCACCGCCCGGTATGCCCGGCCCCGGCGGCTTCCCGGGTCAGCCCGGCCCGCCCCCCGGCATGCCCGGCCCCGGTCCCGCGGGGCAGCCCGGTCCGCCGCCCCCTCAGCAGGGCGGCGACGACTGGACGCTGAACCCGCCGGCCGCCCAGCACGCGGCCCCGCCGATGACCCCCGCGCCGCCCGGCCCCGGCCCGCAGGCCCCGTTCGAGCAGCAGCCGCCCGCGCCCTTCCCGCAGCAGCCGCAGCAGCCGGCACCGTACGAGCAGCACCCGCAGCCCGGACCGTACGAGCAGCACCCCCAGCAGCCCGGTCCCTACGAGCAGCAGCCGGGCCCCGACGGGCAGTGGCACGGCGCTCCCGGCCCGGGTCCGGCGGCGCCGCCGCAGGGTCCGCCGCCGGTCGTCGGCGACGGCTGGGTGGTGGCCATCGCGCCGGACCGCGAGTACTTCATGGCAATGATGGCCCGCAGTGGCCCGGAGGCGGCGGGGCTCAACCTGCCCTCGTACTCCCCCGAGCAGGTGCTGCCGCTCGCCAACGGACAGATCGCGGTCGGCCGCCGCCGGAACAGCACCGGTGAGTCACCGGACGTCGACCTCGGCCGCGCGCCGGAGGACCCGGGCGTCTCGCACCAGCACGCCCTGCTCGTCCAGCAGCAGGACGGCAGCTGGGCGGTGGTCGACCAGAACTCCACCAACGGCACGACGATCAACCTCGCCGAGGAGCCGATCCAGCCGTATGTGCCGATGCCGCTCCACGAGGGCGACCGGGTGCACGTCGGCGCCTGGACGACCCTGACCGTACGCCGGGGCTGA
- a CDS encoding protein phosphatase 2C domain-containing protein: MGVTGPSRCRSCDELLDTGDNFCGRCGAELLTPAAAGDGRPDGPPVVAAGGYGAPAGREAAPAAAYGAPTGFGPPAGAAAPAGPPPPDPKTRIPYGDAGAPPVPGQVPAAPDARPADPRVVGYEAVADAAAGAEAEGEGEGEGESGGEAGGEAEGNKAEEREEAVAAPGGARPAAGEDASSREPAGTAPRAAGVTAAPAETEATAEAEAEAAWGGKEEREEEREQEREREGEGAPAPGGSVDADADSGPDTGPDTGFGAAADAPPEAPSPAPSAPGRQRDHLESELAGIAAVSDRGHRHHRNEDFYALAATELPDGSPAVVAVVCDGVSSATRPDDASKAASETAGTALRLSLVRGTHPQQAMHEAIMAASAAVDALAADPSIAHDEYRQQNAPACTFVGAVVGGGLLTVGWVGDSRAYWIPDDRTAPPVRLTEDDSWAAQMVANNLMTEAEANADERAHAITGWLGADAYEVEPHTAVFKPDGPGIVVVCTDGLWNYAESADAMAAVLPLDAPVRPLHGARTLVAHALGGGGHDNVTVALVPFPAPTGGAGSA, translated from the coding sequence ATGGGTGTGACTGGGCCGTCCCGGTGCCGGAGCTGCGATGAGCTGCTCGATACGGGGGACAACTTCTGCGGGCGGTGCGGCGCCGAGCTCCTGACGCCCGCCGCGGCGGGGGACGGAAGGCCGGACGGGCCGCCGGTGGTGGCGGCCGGCGGCTACGGCGCGCCGGCCGGCCGCGAGGCCGCGCCGGCGGCGGCGTACGGGGCGCCGACCGGGTTCGGGCCGCCCGCGGGCGCCGCCGCCCCGGCGGGGCCGCCGCCGCCCGACCCCAAGACCCGCATTCCGTACGGGGATGCGGGCGCGCCGCCGGTGCCGGGCCAGGTGCCCGCCGCGCCCGACGCCCGGCCCGCCGACCCCCGGGTCGTGGGGTACGAGGCCGTCGCCGACGCCGCGGCCGGAGCGGAAGCAGAAGGAGAAGGAGAAGGAGAAGGAGAAAGCGGAGGAGAAGCAGGAGGAGAAGCGGAAGGGAACAAGGCAGAGGAAAGGGAAGAGGCGGTGGCAGCACCGGGCGGGGCGCGGCCCGCGGCCGGGGAAGACGCCTCCTCGCGGGAACCGGCCGGGACGGCGCCCCGAGCGGCCGGCGTAACAGCGGCACCAGCAGAAACGGAAGCAACGGCCGAAGCCGAAGCGGAAGCAGCCTGGGGCGGCAAAGAGGAACGGGAAGAGGAACGCGAACAGGAACGGGAAAGGGAAGGGGAAGGAGCACCCGCGCCCGGCGGCTCGGTGGACGCCGATGCGGACAGCGGACCGGACACCGGACCGGACACCGGTTTCGGCGCCGCCGCGGACGCCCCGCCCGAGGCCCCGTCCCCCGCACCGTCGGCGCCCGGGCGTCAACGCGATCACCTGGAGAGCGAGTTGGCGGGCATCGCGGCGGTCAGTGACCGCGGCCACCGCCACCACCGCAACGAGGACTTCTACGCGCTGGCCGCCACGGAGCTGCCGGACGGTTCGCCCGCCGTGGTCGCGGTGGTCTGCGACGGGGTCTCCTCGGCGACCCGCCCGGACGACGCGTCCAAGGCGGCGTCCGAGACGGCGGGTACCGCCCTGCGGCTGTCGCTGGTGCGCGGTACGCACCCCCAGCAGGCCATGCACGAGGCCATCATGGCGGCCTCCGCGGCAGTCGACGCGCTGGCCGCCGACCCCTCGATAGCGCACGACGAGTACCGCCAGCAGAACGCCCCGGCCTGCACCTTCGTCGGCGCGGTGGTCGGCGGCGGGCTGCTGACCGTCGGCTGGGTCGGCGACAGCCGCGCCTACTGGATCCCCGACGACCGCACGGCGCCGCCCGTCCGGCTCACCGAGGACGACTCCTGGGCCGCCCAGATGGTCGCCAACAACCTGATGACCGAGGCCGAGGCGAACGCCGACGAGCGGGCGCACGCCATCACCGGCTGGCTGGGCGCGGACGCGTACGAGGTCGAGCCGCACACCGCGGTGTTCAAGCCGGACGGCCCCGGCATCGTCGTGGTGTGCACGGACGGGCTGTGGAACTACGCCGAGTCGGCGGACGCGATGGCCGCGGTGCTGCCCCTCGACGCGCCGGTACGGCCGCTGCACGGCGCCCGCACGCTGGTCGCGCACGCCCTCGGCGGCGGCGGGCACGACAACGTAACGGTCGCGCTGGTGCCGTTCCCCGCACCCACGGGAGGGGCAGGATCGGCCTGA
- a CDS encoding serine/threonine-protein kinase: MTERDGARCQRRDCEGRYEDVGDGELYCGVCGLAPVVSPEGLLSSPATGVTARALIGGAATVAAPPPSGVRSPGTAGTHASGDRGGDGEDGAGGGASGRSGAGRRSRALAEGEAARERSAVSARGSGPGGGAGTGSGSGSSRGRLGAGLVAVPAVPRPDPRAAVLAHPEVPERKRFCSRAECGAPVGRGRGGEPGWTEGFCTKCGHPYSFVPKLRPGDVVHDQYEVVGCLAHGGLGWIYLAMDHAVDDRWVVLKGLLDTGDEEALAAAVSERRFLAAIEHSNIVRIYNFVEHLDRATGSRDGYIVMEYVGGKSLKDLANERRTPQGRRDPLPVEQACAYGIEALEALGHLHSRKLLYCDFKVDNAIQQNDQLKLIDLGAVRRMDDHESPIYGTIGYQAPEVAELGPSVASDLYTVARTLAVLTFDFQGYTNVFADSLPDPDNIEVFRTYESFYRLLVRATDPDRDRRFASAEEMAEQLTGVLREVMALRSGEQRPALSTLFGPELRVVDTELMAPAAGDGSRLGARGAPPAGAVVAEPGGAPAGPVLRPLDTAGAALALPVPRVDPDDPNAGFLAGLHAAPAELLAALRAAPADSPEVRLRMLRARLELGDGAAALAALEPAGADAGHGGEEWWATGKPAADADWRTVWHRGLVALATGDREGAALAFDAVYDAFPGEPAPKLALGISAELLGQLENAAEYYRLVWTADRSYVSAAFGLARVRLAADDRAGAVEALESVPESSIHYTAARVAAVRARLRERSPREALLPDLRAAAEQVEALADFGLDDRRRAQLATEVLGSALDWVLSGSHGDGPDGRPPDGARPDERPDGERPDGAAAPPVPPQRPPLLGSALDERGLRFGLERSYRLLARLAQRGEERIELVERANRFRPRTWV, from the coding sequence GTGACGGAGCGGGACGGGGCGCGGTGCCAGCGGCGGGACTGCGAGGGGCGGTACGAGGACGTCGGCGACGGCGAACTGTACTGCGGCGTCTGCGGACTGGCGCCGGTGGTCTCGCCCGAGGGGCTGCTGTCGTCGCCGGCCACGGGCGTGACGGCGCGGGCGCTGATCGGGGGTGCGGCGACCGTCGCGGCGCCCCCGCCGTCGGGGGTGCGCTCCCCCGGGACGGCCGGCACCCACGCGTCCGGCGACCGCGGCGGGGACGGGGAGGACGGTGCCGGCGGCGGTGCGTCCGGGCGCTCCGGCGCCGGGCGCCGCTCGCGCGCCCTCGCGGAGGGTGAGGCGGCTCGGGAGAGGTCCGCGGTGTCGGCGCGCGGTTCGGGTCCGGGCGGCGGCGCGGGCACCGGTTCCGGTTCCGGGTCGTCGCGGGGGCGGCTGGGGGCGGGCCTGGTGGCGGTCCCCGCGGTGCCGCGGCCCGATCCGAGGGCGGCGGTGCTGGCGCACCCCGAGGTCCCGGAACGGAAGCGGTTCTGCAGCCGCGCTGAGTGCGGGGCGCCGGTGGGCCGCGGGCGGGGCGGCGAGCCGGGATGGACGGAGGGGTTCTGCACCAAGTGCGGCCATCCGTACAGCTTCGTGCCCAAGTTGCGGCCCGGGGACGTCGTCCACGACCAGTACGAGGTCGTGGGCTGCCTCGCGCACGGCGGCCTGGGCTGGATCTATCTGGCGATGGACCACGCGGTCGACGACCGGTGGGTGGTGCTCAAGGGCCTGCTGGACACCGGTGACGAGGAGGCGCTGGCGGCGGCGGTGTCCGAGCGGCGGTTCCTCGCCGCGATCGAGCACTCCAACATCGTGCGGATCTACAACTTCGTGGAGCATCTGGACCGGGCGACGGGCAGCCGGGACGGCTACATCGTCATGGAGTACGTCGGCGGCAAGTCGCTCAAGGACCTCGCCAACGAACGGCGCACGCCCCAGGGGCGCCGCGATCCGCTGCCGGTCGAGCAGGCGTGCGCGTACGGCATCGAGGCCCTGGAGGCGCTCGGGCACCTGCACAGCCGCAAGCTGCTGTACTGCGACTTCAAGGTCGACAACGCCATCCAGCAGAACGACCAGCTCAAGCTGATCGACCTGGGCGCGGTGCGCCGGATGGACGACCACGAGAGCCCCATCTACGGCACGATCGGCTACCAGGCGCCCGAGGTCGCCGAACTGGGCCCGTCCGTCGCCTCCGACCTGTACACCGTCGCGCGCACCCTCGCCGTCCTCACCTTCGACTTCCAGGGCTACACCAACGTCTTCGCGGACTCGCTGCCGGACCCGGACAACATCGAGGTGTTCCGGACGTACGAGTCGTTCTACCGGCTGCTGGTGCGCGCCACGGACCCGGACCGGGACCGCCGGTTCGCGTCCGCGGAGGAGATGGCCGAGCAGCTGACCGGCGTGCTGCGGGAGGTGATGGCGCTCCGGTCGGGTGAGCAGCGGCCGGCGCTGTCCACCCTCTTCGGGCCGGAACTGCGGGTCGTGGACACGGAGTTGATGGCGCCGGCGGCGGGCGACGGGTCGCGGCTGGGCGCCCGCGGGGCGCCCCCGGCCGGCGCGGTGGTGGCGGAGCCGGGGGGCGCGCCCGCCGGTCCCGTGCTGCGACCGCTCGACACGGCCGGGGCCGCGCTGGCGCTGCCGGTGCCGCGGGTGGACCCCGACGACCCCAACGCAGGCTTCCTGGCCGGGCTGCACGCCGCCCCGGCCGAGCTGCTGGCGGCCCTGCGCGCGGCGCCCGCCGACTCGCCGGAGGTCCGGCTGCGCATGCTGCGGGCCCGTCTGGAACTGGGCGACGGCGCGGCGGCGCTGGCGGCCCTGGAGCCCGCCGGGGCGGATGCCGGCCACGGCGGCGAGGAGTGGTGGGCCACCGGGAAGCCGGCGGCGGACGCGGACTGGCGGACGGTGTGGCACCGCGGGCTGGTGGCGCTGGCGACCGGCGACCGGGAGGGGGCCGCGCTGGCCTTCGACGCGGTCTACGACGCCTTCCCGGGCGAGCCGGCGCCGAAGCTGGCACTGGGCATCAGCGCGGAGCTGCTGGGGCAGTTGGAGAACGCCGCCGAGTACTACCGCCTGGTGTGGACGGCCGACCGCAGCTACGTCAGCGCCGCGTTCGGGCTGGCCAGGGTGCGGCTGGCGGCCGACGACCGGGCGGGCGCCGTGGAGGCCCTGGAGTCGGTGCCGGAGTCGTCCATCCACTACACGGCCGCCCGGGTCGCCGCGGTCCGCGCCCGGCTGCGGGAGCGCTCGCCGCGCGAGGCGCTGCTGCCGGATCTGCGGGCGGCCGCCGAACAGGTCGAGGCGCTCGCGGACTTCGGGCTGGACGACCGGCGCCGGGCGCAGCTCGCCACCGAAGTACTGGGCAGCGCCCTGGACTGGGTACTCTCCGGGAGCCACGGCGACGGGCCGGACGGCCGGCCGCCGGACGGTGCCCGGCCGGATGAACGACCGGACGGCGAACGGCCGGACGGGGCCGCCGCGCCGCCCGTACCGCCGCAGCGGCCACCGCTGCTCGGCAGCGCGCTGGACGAACGCGGCCTGCGGTTCGGGCTGGAGCGGTCGTACCGCCTGCTCGCGCGGCTTGCGCAGCGTGGCGAGGAAAGGATCGAGCTGGTGGAACGGGCCAACCGCTTCCGCCCCAGGACGTGGGTGTGA
- a CDS encoding glutamate ABC transporter substrate-binding protein has protein sequence MRMRARGLGNLRAVLAPVAAGMSVMAVAAAVLVPALGRDSPASAPDGVSGPPAVHRAYGPGTAAARSAAAQCTAGNAAESLRPSADDGPAVERIKKKGQLVVGVDQNTYRWGYRDPGTGRLEGFDIDLARAIARDILGPDAKVVFQAVPTNQRIPAVQKRTVDMVVRTMTINCVRKEQVAFSTAYFQAGQQVLAPKSSSVRAFDDSLRGKRVCTAAGSTGEAALAAQSHGARVLRVPNQLDCLVRLQLGEADAVVTDSALAAAQAAQDPTVELKGRPFTDESYGVAMNKDDTDLVRRVNKVLDDYRGGGADSPWMRAYRTWLKADLPGISGPPSPEYSD, from the coding sequence ATGAGGATGCGCGCGCGAGGGCTCGGGAATCTGCGTGCCGTCCTGGCGCCGGTCGCGGCCGGGATGTCGGTGATGGCGGTGGCCGCGGCCGTACTGGTGCCGGCGCTGGGCCGGGACTCCCCGGCGAGCGCTCCGGACGGGGTGTCCGGCCCTCCGGCGGTGCATCGCGCGTACGGGCCGGGGACGGCGGCGGCCCGGTCGGCGGCGGCGCAGTGCACTGCGGGCAATGCCGCGGAGAGCCTGCGGCCGTCGGCGGACGACGGTCCGGCGGTGGAACGGATCAAGAAGAAGGGCCAGTTGGTCGTCGGCGTCGACCAGAACACCTACCGGTGGGGGTATCGCGACCCCGGTACGGGGCGGCTGGAGGGTTTCGACATCGATCTGGCGCGGGCGATAGCCAGGGACATCCTGGGGCCGGACGCCAAGGTCGTGTTCCAGGCGGTGCCGACCAACCAGCGGATCCCGGCGGTGCAGAAGCGCACGGTCGACATGGTGGTGCGGACGATGACGATCAACTGCGTGCGCAAGGAGCAGGTGGCGTTCTCGACGGCGTACTTCCAGGCAGGGCAGCAGGTGCTGGCGCCGAAGTCGTCGTCGGTGCGGGCGTTCGACGATTCGCTGCGCGGCAAGCGGGTGTGCACGGCGGCCGGTTCGACGGGTGAGGCGGCGCTGGCGGCGCAGAGCCACGGCGCGCGGGTGCTGCGGGTGCCCAACCAACTCGACTGCCTGGTGCGGCTGCAGCTCGGCGAGGCGGACGCGGTGGTCACCGACAGTGCGCTGGCGGCGGCGCAGGCGGCGCAGGATCCGACGGTCGAGCTGAAGGGCAGGCCGTTCACGGACGAGTCGTACGGCGTGGCGATGAACAAGGACGACACGGATCTGGTGCGCCGGGTCAACAAGGTCCTGGACGACTATCGGGGCGGCGGTGCCGACAGCCCCTGGATGCGGGCGTACCGCACGTGGCTGAAGGCCGATCTGCCGGGGATATCGGGGCCGCCGTCGCCGGAGTACAGCGACTGA
- a CDS encoding FadR/GntR family transcriptional regulator, whose product MQTVRKGRVSLVESATDEIRGQIVNGTWPVGSRIPPESALAETLGVSRASVREAVRSLVHSGLLEPRQGDGTFVISDDDSAVALRRRLERAELTHVTQVRQGLDVVAARQAAKHRTDAQLAGIEAALARRKAALAAHDSEVFTAADAEFHVLVAEAGDNPVLADIYRSLSAALRDELRRAACLDTATAAPTDPHSRLTDAIRARDPQAAVDAAVLLLAGHVRDLALPFDD is encoded by the coding sequence GTGCAGACCGTCCGCAAGGGCAGGGTGTCCCTCGTGGAGTCCGCGACCGACGAGATCCGCGGCCAGATCGTCAACGGCACCTGGCCCGTGGGCAGCCGCATCCCGCCGGAGAGCGCCCTCGCCGAAACGCTCGGCGTCAGCCGCGCCTCGGTCCGCGAGGCGGTCCGCTCCCTCGTCCACTCCGGGCTCCTCGAACCCCGGCAGGGCGACGGCACCTTCGTGATCTCCGACGACGACAGTGCGGTCGCCCTCCGCCGCCGCCTGGAGCGCGCCGAACTCACCCATGTCACCCAGGTCCGCCAGGGCCTCGACGTGGTCGCCGCGCGGCAGGCCGCCAAGCACCGCACCGACGCCCAACTCGCCGGCATCGAGGCCGCGCTGGCCCGCCGCAAGGCCGCCCTCGCCGCGCACGACAGCGAGGTGTTCACCGCCGCCGACGCCGAGTTCCACGTCCTGGTGGCCGAGGCCGGCGACAATCCCGTGCTCGCCGACATCTACCGCTCCCTCAGCGCCGCGCTGCGCGACGAACTCCGCCGCGCCGCCTGCCTCGACACCGCCACCGCGGCCCCCACCGACCCGCACTCCCGCCTCACCGACGCGATCCGCGCCCGGGATCCGCAGGCCGCCGTCGACGCCGCCGTCCTCCTCCTGGCCGGCCATGTACGGGACCTGGCCCTGCCGTTCGACGACTGA